CGGGAGAACTCGCCGTGCCGGGCGACGAGGTAGTTCTCGTGGCACCCGTACGAGTTGCCGGCCGAGTCGGTGTTGTTCTTGAACAGGTAGATGTCGCCGGTGATGCCTTCCTCGTGCAGCCGCCGCTCGGCGTCCACGAGCAGGCCCTCGAGGATCCGCTCCCCCGCCTTGTCGTGCACGACGAGGTCCACGAGGTTGTCGCACTCGGGCGTCGCGTACTCCGGGTGGGAGCCGACGTCGAGATAGAGCCTCGCCCCGTTGCGGAGGAACACGTTCGACGACCGTCCCCACGACACGACCCGCCGGAACAGGTAGCGGGCCACCTCGTCCGGCGAGAGCCGCCGCTGGCCGTGGAACGTGCACGTCACGCCGTACTCGTTCTCGAGCCCGAAGATGCGCCGGTCCATGCCTGCCACCTTACGGCGTCGGTAGGTTCACGCACGTGACGAACCTCCCTGACCCGGCCACCGTCGAGGCGCTGGGCAAGATCAGCGAGGCGCTGGAGACCGTCGAGCGCGCCCGCGGCCACCTCTACTCGTTCCACCAGCTGTCCGGTACGGCCGACGCGCAGCTGCAGGACGGCGTGCGCGGCCTGCGCGAGGCCGGGCACGACTACCTGGCCGACGAGATCGAGGCCGGCCTGGTCGGCCGCAACGTGCTGCCGGACCGGTGGACCTTCCAGATCGTCGAGGAGTACGACGACGGCTACTGGTCGGTCTTCCGCGAGTACGAGAACCGCGCCCGCCAGTCCCTGGCCGGCGGCCGCCGCCACCTCTTCGAAGCCGGCATGAAGCAGGACGAGCGGGCGGGCAAGAACCCCGAGGCCATCACCCGGCCGCCGCGCTAGCTCGGGGAGCCCTCCTCGGGGTCCTCGTCCGGGCCGGCGTCGTCCTCGGGGTCCTCGGCCGGGGCCGGCGCCGCGCTCGGCAGGAGGGCGGTCAGGGCCGCGCCGGTGATGCGGCGGAACTTGCGGGCCGGCCGGGACCGCTCCAGGATCGCGACCTCCAGCGAGGGCGCCTCCAGGTCCCGGGTCTTGCCGTTGTCCGCGCCGACCGCGCCCAGGCCCCGGATGGCCAGCGCCAGCGCCCCGGGCAGCGTGAGCGTCTCGGAGTAGCCCTCCTTGAGCGCGGCGACGATCGGTTCGCCCTGCCCTCCCAGCACCACGTACTCGGGCTCGTCGAAGATCGCGCCGTCGAACAGGATCCGGTAGAGCCGGTCCTCGGCCGGGGTGGCCCCGACCTCGCCCACGCAGATCTCCACCTCGTACGGCTTCTGCTGGTCGGTGAAGATCGAGTTCAGCGTCTGCGCGTACGCGTTCGCCAGCGCCCGGCCGGTCACGTCCCGGCGGTCGTAGGAGTAGCCGCGGATGTCGGCCAGCCGGATCCCGGCCACCCGCAGCGTCTCGTACTCGCTGTAGCGGCCGACGGCGGCGAACCCGATCCGGTCGTAGATCTCGCCGACCTTGTAGAGCGTGCTGGACGGGTTCTCGGCCACGAACAGGACGCCCTCGGCGTACTTGAGGGCGACGACCGGGCGGCCGCGCATGATGTTCTTCCGCGCGTACTCCGCGCGGTCCCGCATGATCTGCTCGGCGGAGGCATAGAACGGCATCGTCATGGTGTGGTGTCCCCTCCGCTCAGATCGGGTTGGCGGTGCGCTCGACGACGATCTCCTCGGCGAACGTGGCGACCTCGTCGTCGGGGATCCGGCGGACACCCTCGGCGTCGGCCACCATGATCACCGGGAAGATCCGGCGGACCAGGTCCGGGCCACCGGTGGCCGAGTCGTCGTCGGCGGCGTCGTAGAGCGCCTCGACCGCGACCCGGACGACCTCGGGCCGGGTCATCCGCGGCCGCCAGAGCTTCTTCAGCGCGCCCCGGGCGAAGATCGAGCCCGAGCCGATGCCGGCGAAGTTGTGCTCCTCGTACGGCCCGCCGGTGACGTCGTAGGAGAAGATCCGCCCGGCCGTGCCCGGCGCGGAGCCGTCCAGGTCGAAGCCGGCGAACAGCGGCAGCACCGCCAGCCCCTGCATGGCCGCGGCCAGGTTGCCGCGGATCATGCTGGCCAGCCGGTTGGCCTTGCCGTCCAGCGTGAGGAGCGTCAACTCGATCTTCTCGTAGTGCTCCAGCTCCAGCTGGAACAGCCGGATCATCTCGATGCCGATCCCGGCCGTGCCGGCGAAGCCGACCAGGCTGTACGCGTCCGCCGCCGACACCTTCTCGATGTCGCGCTGGGCGATCA
The window above is part of the Mycobacteriales bacterium genome. Proteins encoded here:
- the prcA gene encoding proteasome subunit alpha; the protein is MTMPFYASAEQIMRDRAEYARKNIMRGRPVVALKYAEGVLFVAENPSSTLYKVGEIYDRIGFAAVGRYSEYETLRVAGIRLADIRGYSYDRRDVTGRALANAYAQTLNSIFTDQQKPYEVEICVGEVGATPAEDRLYRILFDGAIFDEPEYVVLGGQGEPIVAALKEGYSETLTLPGALALAIRGLGAVGADNGKTRDLEAPSLEVAILERSRPARKFRRITGAALTALLPSAAPAPAEDPEDDAGPDEDPEEGSPS
- the prcB gene encoding proteasome subunit beta; this encodes MPSFSDFLRSAAPDLLPGRRPLPPGQLGDLAPHATTIVAATYGDGVLMAGDRRATMGNMIAQRDIEKVSAADAYSLVGFAGTAGIGIEMIRLFQLELEHYEKIELTLLTLDGKANRLASMIRGNLAAAMQGLAVLPLFAGFDLDGSAPGTAGRIFSYDVTGGPYEEHNFAGIGSGSIFARGALKKLWRPRMTRPEVVRVAVEALYDAADDDSATGGPDLVRRIFPVIMVADAEGVRRIPDDEVATFAEEIVVERTANPI